Below is a genomic region from Rosa chinensis cultivar Old Blush chromosome 5, RchiOBHm-V2, whole genome shotgun sequence.
tgaccaggctcttggatggctcccagaagtccatcagccttaagatgttggcgcacatctcggacccacctatggtatcctgcgccagttgtttctagtggaacgaagttcaacttgttcaggttactcatcctgaaaaacaacacaagattagggttagtttcggagcgaaaaggctaccacgaaaaactattaaatttctgagcgtagtcgcttccaagaaattagggattttctgagcgtagtcgcttccaagaaaatctgattctaagaggggttttggattagatcgagacaacgatgtatgtggtcgatcgttttcttctcaacaaactttaagtttggaggactctacaagctccaagcttggagtgagcacgaacccccacagttcggcttttggtctctcctataaagaagaaaaggggggtagaagaagggatgttggaagtccccgagaaaagaagaagaaattgaaataaaacttcaaaaacgggaacttttagaaaagtttaccttaaaagatggtcggaaaaGTCGTCGGCTGACCGGAAATAatgtagctgaccggaaaagtggtcggaaaaagtTGCCGAAAAGTGCCGAAAAATGGccagaaaagtcgccggaaaagtgttgaccagcgttgaccggagggttgaccgATAGTTGACCGGGTGTTGACGTGGCAGGTCCgacgctgacgtggcagatctgTTTGCGGCTTGGCGGCTTGGTAGCTCGGCGGATCGGCGGCTCAGGCTTGGCGGCTTGGGCTTCAGGTTGCTGGGCCCAAGAGCATAGGCTTCTAGGGCTTGGGCTGATCGCAGCTAGGCCTAGGGTTGACCGAAAGTGGGTTCGGTTGACTGAAGCACAGATAGAAGATGCAGGCGGCGGTTCAGCAGCTCCGATGGTTCAGGCGGCCGGTTCACGAGGTTCTAGGCCGGTTCCGATCATGATTTTTTGTCTCCGGTGATCTGGGGTCTGGCTACAGCTGCTGGTGAAGTTTGGTAGCAGTTGGCTGGGAGGAAGGCATCGAACCGGGCAGAGGGACTTTCGAtatttccggtggccggttcggatattttccggccggttctggactcctggagttgagatcttcaaggagggcggcggtggtttctgggatttgaaggctacgaatttaggatttcagggttagggcttcgtgctgataacgtgttgtagagaaactgaatttaagagaaattcgctgtgtattctcattgataataggggcctctttatatagaggattacaatgcatagaatctcaatcatacaaggaaagtaattctacattgattaggattctagatccttctaattaaatcctattaccactaggtcaagtaacctagagtttgggctaaacacaaattaggttttccttgaacaattttttaattttttaaaattacacAGTAGACTTGTTTTAAACACATCAATATACTTAGACAATCCCAGTCAAGATTCTATCTTTAGAAAAAGAAAGCTTTCCGAGCACACAGCACCATTGGAAAGTTCCTTCTCGGAGAAGGAATGTTGATGGACTCGAATAATGTCTCGGAAACGCTGCTATATTTACAAACCTTGGAAGAGCGGGAAACCTCAACAACAGCCACCACTACACTTCTTGGGGCTTTTAAGTTTCTCACGACTTTACTTCTTGCGGCTTTTAAGTTTCTCACCATCACAATCAACCCAGAGCAGCAGTGTCCTTCAACCAAGAAGCAGCCATGTCCGGCGTGCAGCTACTTGACTCGGTGCAGCAATTGTTGGATCGAATATGCCAACTTAAAAACCATGCAATCACAGCCGAACGACGGCATCAGAAGAAAGCTTGCATTGCTGAGCGAGCAAGACGCCCTCTACGTGCTAAACCAAATTTACAACAGCAAAACTCCCATCAGAACCCTCAATGGATTCATCTTTTTCATGATCAAGGAACTAGAGAATgaatcttcttcgtcttcttgaaGAACAGTTTGGACCCCTCAGAGTccctctgcttcttcttcttcatttactAGTCCTGCACGGCCTGATCATTCTCAAGGTCTGGATTTTTACTGTTTTTTGCTTCCCTGCTTTACCTTGTAAACTTGGAAGCAATTTCTGTCTCCTGTCTCAATTTGAGTTTGAGGGTGTGGTAGTGTTGCAGTTGTAGACCAGTCTGGGGAGAATGGACTCTGTTCCTCTGTTTCTCAATGGCTAtaggatccggctcctctaaagtgaggagtcTGTAAATTTACttgaatttcataaaatcttgacTCTTTATCTAATCTAAGGGCTCTTAAAAGTGACACATCATTCTTGGATCAGTTTTTGATTTTCTACTCTAACTCTAGTTAAGGTGACGTTAGTTGTTGTTAActccagccaaaaaaaaaaaaaaaaaacctctcatGTGCGTTAAAGACTCTGCTTGGCGTCAAAGCCTGCTCTGCTCTGCTCTGTGCTTCCATGGAAACTCACCTACAGATACAAGAAGGCATACATACAATCTGGGTGATCGAGAAACAGACGAACTTTACTTAAAGTTCCTTTGGAGTGCAAGGATCCGTTATTCCTTTTTATCGTTTACTTTGAGGTAATTTGATTTATTCACACATGTAATTTTCATATTATAGATAGCGCAGACTCAAAGATGCTTGCTGAAGTATGACATCGGCTgtttgggttttttgtttttgactaGCTAGAGTGAATGGTAGTGGAGTCTGATAGATGCACATAATGTGTTCGATGAATTGCCAAGCTCAAAATTTttgtattgaaattaaattttgttCAGGTGAATACGAAGTATGATTTGGTATTAGTTATTAAAGGCCAGAAGGTGACTTTTGCTCTTCATCTTTACTCATTTTTTTGGGTTGGATACTGTAAGAAACTTTGAGTGCTCAAGCCTTATATCCAGTGGTTTGGATGCTATATCAGTGGCTTGTTTTGGTTTCCTCAATTGAATATTAATCCATTTCCTCAACCTTTGATTCTCTACCACTCTCATCATGATATTCTTATATATCTAGCCATTAATCCGTTTATTACAGCACCAAGTACATACATTAAAGATTAAAACATAAATTATATAAGGTATATTGATCGATtcagaccaaaaagaaaaagatataaTTTACCGATCAGAAGTGGTACTTTTTTGTGATTAACTATTGGATCTTCATTGACACACAACATATCGGTATAGTTCTAGTCTAATAGTCGAGTATTGATCAATTATCAGGCAAGTATGAAAGATTAATCTTCTTATTCAACTGAGATAAAATCGTTTGATTGTTTAAACATTATTTAAGAATGGTAAAGATCATCGTTCATGAACTGGCAAGTTAAGGGGGAAATTAACCAAGGCCAACCTGCATAAGAGTACTACTTCTTGACATACATTTGATCATAGAGCTTAACACAAGAGCTAGCATTGATTAATGATATAGAGATAAAACCCCATCATTCAAATCATCTCAACAATACTTCCTTCAAGATTCATGAAACTTTTAACAgcaacaacaaataaaaagaggaGTACAACCATCTGCATCTAATCTTTGACATTTATAGAAGATTACTATGTATGATAACCAACTAAACGAGTAGACaactgtttctttcttttgcttgaTGGTGGAGCTCCTTGATCCTATatgacaagaaaaataaaaaatattacattCTGTTGCATATATCATAAACATATGACATGTTAAGTCACAAACATTGATACTAATATCTTTATTACATGAGAGTCTTGACGTAGTGATTGATTCTCTATAGAGGATTTCTTATTTCTCTTTCTTGAAGGTTCAGCTTCTTGATTCTATATGACAAGAGGCAAAGGTTTGACCTTAGAAATCAGTTTGCAATAAATAAAGAGTTGGTAATACATTTAAATTTTGTTCTGATGTAAAAAAGAACACTCATATATGCATGATAAAAATCTTTGTTACCTGAGATGCTTGAGGTAATGATTGATCCTTATTAGACGATCTTgtatttctctttcttgatgGTTGAGTTTGATCCTGTTTGAcaagaacaattttttttttttttaactctacaCATATATAATAAACTTATAAGTGCATATTATACAAAATCCATTTATCACCTGGGATTGTTGAGGTATTGATTGATCCTTACTAGACAATTTCTTGTTCCTCTTTCTTGATGGTTGAGCTTCTTGATCCTATTTGAAAAAAGtgaacaaaaaattaatttacctGCATATGATAAACTCACATGTGCATGATAACAACCTTTCTTACCTGAGATTGTTGTGGTACTGATTGATCTTTATCAGAtgatttctcatttttctttttcgatgGTTCAACTTCTTGACCCTGTttgataagaaagaaagaaaaatactaAATTTGCTACACATGATAAACTCATACAtgcatgaaaagaaaaataaatcaatTTGTTGAACATATGACATGTAATCAATTAATATAAAGTTATTATTACCTTATCTGATTCTTGAATTGAATTATCTTTCCTAGAAGATTTTTTCTTTCCCTTGCCTATATTCTCATGCCAAGCCTTAGGGCATTTTTTGCGACCTTTAcaattgtttttcttcttcaaacCTTTTGCCTTCTGAAGTAAGCTTTCAATTTGACTTTCTTGAACCATCCTCTCATCCCCACCTTGCAAAGAATTATGCAGTTCATCAATACTCGTTGTTGAGTTATCCAAGAAGATGTCTTCAACCTGTTTTTTAACTCATGTGCGACTTTCATTACCAATTCAAAGGCTTTTTCATCTCCAGATGCTCGAGATGCAATATCAACTAATATAGGGCAAGCTATTCTATATCGCTCAGCTATAGTCAATTTCTTATCTTCCATTACTTTGGCTTCATTCATGCTTGCAACAGCCTCATTTCTTGCCTCCCTAGTCCACCTCTTAAGAATATATTGATCAGGAATTCTTTTAATATCCCATACATCAAGAACTTTCAGAGCATGACAACACAAAATTccaaaactctgaaatttcatgcaACTGCAGAAGACACTTTGGTCTGAAGTTTGAAATTTCACCTTATGCTCCTTATGCTCTCTTTTTTCATCTACAATGGCAATCGTATACTCATGTGTATGAGTAGATTTCTCACGCTGTTTTATATTAGCTGCTGAAGACCAATCAAATTCTTCTTGGAAATACTTTTCAAAGATTGATGGAGTGTAGATTTTCGCTGCTTGTTGTAGTACAGGTGATTTTTGTACCTTCACTCTCGGTAACTTTTGCCTAGAATTATACTCAGCTTCTAGCTCCTTATAGTGCTTTTCATTAGCGACCCTTTCAAACTGTTTAAAAAAACGCATGATATCCATGTCTGACTTTAAGTAAGCTTTTAAATCACTGTTCAGGCTTTCACTAAGCTGTGTACTtcgcataccaattgtaaataCCTCTTTCATGTAACATTTAGCCCATTTCTCCTTAATTTCATATATCTTTTCCAACCATGGATTGCTGCAAACATTATATTTACATAGCATAGCATTCCAAGCATCTTCaaattctttctcttcctcGTGCTCATACATGCATGCTGCAAAATCTGTAAGAAAAAATGAGCCATCCTTCATCAGGTATCCCAAATGCTTGATTCCATTTTGCATTATATGCCAACTACATAATCCATGAAACGTATCTGGAAGCACCTCGGCCAATGCCTTTGCCATTGCAGGATCTTGGTCTGTAAATATAGTCTTTGGCTTTTTTTGTTTATGTGCTTCTAAGAATGTCTGGAACAACCACTTAAAAGATTCAGCTGTCTCATCATAAAGGAGTGCAGCCCCAAATAGTACTGTCTCTCTGTGATGAttaaacccagaaaataccCCAAAAGGCCTATATTCTTTATTAGTACTGTATGTGGTGTCGAAAGTAATGACATCACCAAAATGAGCATAAGCAATAATCATTCTTGTATCTGCCCAAAATATATTTGTAATCTGTTCTTCACTATCCAATTGTACAGCATATTGGAATGAGGGATTCTCACAAGATTAATTGTGTAAATATCTTAGGAGGCTGCCTGCTTCTCCATATGCCATATCCTTTTGCCGCTTACTTCTTAAGTAATTTTTTTGATCTCTTTCAGTATATCCTAGATTCTCCTTCCCACCAACTTGTTGACTAAAAAATTGGTGTGCAGCCTTTGGTTTAAGTCCAGAGTCATCGGCAAAATCAATATGAATAGCTTGGCTATCTGTTAGATTCCGTTGAGATGGAATCATGTGACACGTTTCTGGAGTATGCAGAAGATGATTATGCTCATGTACAAAATCATGAACCTCAAACTTGCTACTTTCTCTATTGAATTGTAGTCTCAATCGTACAAGACAGTTTGTTCTTGTTTCTGCTCTAGGTTTCTTTGTTAGATGATCTCGTTTATCTACTACTCGATTACCCTCTTTTGAGCACACAAATCTAAATGTAGTAATTTTTCCATCTATTCGACTCTTATTTGCATACAATTTTCAAACCCCAAAACCAGTTCGGCCTCCGTACTTACGTCAAAATTGAAATGCAACATCTACTGTATCAAATTGCATACCTATTCTAGGAATCCAATCAAGAGACTTATAGATGCCCTCATCCAAATTACTTGTTGTACTGTCATCCGTCCCACTTCATATGTAATAATACAAGACAAATATTAACTACAAGATACAACAATTCACAAGTATAGaaatattaataatttaatGGAAGCTGCAATGTTTTATTCATTAGGATTATTAGATTGACAGCAAGTTATAGATGAGTTTATGCAATTTCCGTTATATGTTGTTTAAATATGAAGTTTTCAATATGAGTAATATTGTTTTAATGGAATAGCAAtccatatttttctctcttgtcCAAATATGCACTTTGTTCATAGACTTTACATTAAGCATAGATAAACTGATAAAGAAACCAAACTGATATAGTTCtagatacataatatatatatatatatatatgatgtccACACGACTGAAGGATCCAATAGCGAATACTTCTTTTCTTTACTCAATGCTAAAGTTGGTTATGAAGGATCAAATAGGTCATGGCTTGAGGAGTCATTGAAAGCAAGACTTTCGGTTTAGTGTGTATGTCAAAGAACAGAGGAAGGAGCCTATTAATAGATTAGAGTATTCGGCCTAACTCACAGGAAGATCTATGAAGTTTTCAAACTGATGTAGTTCTCGACCTCAAGGATTATTAAATATGAAGTTTCAATTTTAACTAGATTTTAACCTAGTTCCTGTACAAATAAAAGTATATGGATTGACGAACTAGAGAGTTTAACCTAATTCATTCTAAGTAGAACTATTTGACTTTCAGAAACCAATAAATTATGTACTTCATAAATCAGTGGACATAACAATTAGTTCATATATCAAATAAAGTATCAAGAGGCCGTTTCAAAAGAGGAATTACCTGATTGTATTCATGCCTTCTTGTAACCATGGACGATTTTCCATAAAAGTGCAGAGAAAGAACAACGTAGTAAGTCACGCAGAGCAGAGCAGGCTTTGACGCCAAGCAGAGTCTTTAACGCAgaggagagttttttttttttgctggagTTAACGACAACTAACGTCACCTTAACTAGAGTTAgagtagaaaaccaaaaactgatcCAAGAATGATGTGTCACTTTTAAGAGCCCTTAGATTAGATAAAGAgtcaagattttatgaaattcaaGTAAATTTACAGACTCCTCACTTTAGAGAAGCCGGATCCTTTAATTATAGGgatttttcaatttgatcaacTGTTGTTTCATGAAATCCTAAATGAAGCCGATTGTGTTAATACGAGTGAGAGATTTGTTGCAGGTGAGAAAATCCAGTGTGGTTCTCCTGTTAATCAACAGCCACTCTATTCTTCAGCTTCTCCTTCTCAAGCTTCCCCGACTTCTTCTTATCAGAGCCATTCCTCTCCTACTATTACTGATGCATCAGTTTATTCCAGTTCTCAACCTCAGGGTTAGACTTTTATTCTCATTGATGCTTCATTTTATTCCAGTTATCATTGATGCTTTTAGTGATCAACAGAGTCTTATGATGAAATTGAAGCAATTTGACgagtttgagactttgagtgTTTGTTTGGTGCAGGTGAGACTCCCAACCCATCCCCGGGGACAGTGTGCAATGGACAATCACCCTATGCCTTCCTTTCTCTCTATCAAATCGTATATGCTCCTTTTAATACTCTTAGACAACTCTATGAGTGGTTCCGAGGTCAGACTTGCAGTACTTTATTTCATGTTTTTCACTGTACTTTTCACACCTCCTATCATATTTtctaatactaaatttactcattaaacctcactaaatttcctcaaataacctcactcatataatttgcaaacaaactattatctttaaaataaaaaacttagttaattcaatgaattaattactctataaatcataattatatatctattccttaatcagacaacataattttttttttcaataacaaaaattaaacacaaggtattgagttttaaaaattaatttataatcAACAATATTACATGAACtattttgtggttttttttttaacttttttttttctgtttaagctcaaaaaatatgaagattaatcattttttcttaatgtttattttatgtacctcatgattaattatttaaatatttgtttttaaaaattgctagctcattttttgttttttgttttgtttttgtaaatataatggATCTATCTAAGTTAGAGCACCCATTACCTATGTATGAAGTTATGAGTTCGAGTCACTATGggagtaggagtgaaatccttttatcctcttttttttaaaaagaaaaaagaaaaaaagatttaggtcataattaatatgatttgttttgttttccctcaccaatacgCGTTCAACatgtatattatatattattttatgtcacataatcatagttttaactcttattaaatatatatatatatatatatatatatgaatgctttaatgagtatgtagtgaaattggaaaattaaaatagataaggaaaataataaaaaatgcaATCGAATATTATTGAATTTGAAAGTCTATAGAAAATCAATGTAATATTTTAttgatataattattgtccttaatagtcattttatagtaagttatatatatcatttaataattcatacaAGAAGAAGGTCAAGTTAGCATATTTGAAGGTCCTCATAAGAAAATTTCGGtgaaaaaaccaaaacataaaattttgacaaagaataaaaaatatgtGTTGTGTGTAAATTCTTTGTAAATTTTAAAATAACAATTTAAAATTCTTTGTAAATTTCTGGCCAAGAACAAAGGTATACTTTATGATCCTAAGAATCCCACATTAGATCAAAAGTACGATTTATCCGCGTGTTCTATATTTTCtgtatggttaaaaaaaatggaaattttaccaaagaaaatagaaaaataaaagagagagtaTGATTAACACAGTAAACCAATGACATGTAGCTGGATTTGCGGATTTGAGTGGTAATGAGTCTATAATCCCGCCGCCTTTGTTAAGATTAGCATGTGCAAAGCTCAATCATCTCCAGCTGTCGTTTCTAAACACAGACTGttgctctctctgtctcttcctTTTCCAACTGTGGAATGTGACAGCCCACGTTCCCCAACATGACACGCTCTACTTTCCTCCATCACTTAACACTTTGagattactctctctctctctcttctccgttTCACTCTTTGCTTTGATCTATGGCTCAACTCGATCATGCCTCGTTTCAACTCACTCCGACTCGAACCAGGTACTTACCAGTTCACTCACTCTCTTTCTTTGATCCATTGGTTTTGACTCTAGCTAATTATATGATCTAATATGTGTGAAGGTGTGACTTGTTGATCTTCTATGGAGGCAAATCAGAGAAGCTGGCATCTGGGTTGTTCCAACCCTTTGTTTCTCACCTCAAATCTCTGAAAGATGAGATTTCTAGAGGTGGGTATTCCATTACTCTGCGCCCACCTACTAGAGATGCTCACTGGTTCACCAAACCCACATTTCAAAGGTACCCTCTTTCTTGTTTTGACTTCCAAGATTGTTGATTTGTGACATTTCCTTAATGATTTGATGACCCTTTAGCGTAATTGGATCATTGATCATTGGTATTGGGTTGGTTGTGTTGTAGATTTGTGAGGTTTGTTAGCACTCCAGCTGTTTTGGAGAGGTTTGTCAGTATTGAAAAGGAGATTTTGCAGATTGAGAGTTCTGTACAACTAGAGGAAGGTTtgtcaatttttcttttgtagTGGTTTATGAGCTATAtgggttttgttgttgtttgctGTATTTGGTTGATTAGTAAATGGGGGAATAATTATAAAGGAAAATCAATTCTGGGAATCAATCAATTGGTTGAAATGTCATCCTCTCCTGGTGACTTAGAACactgtattttttttctttgaacatGTGAGAACAGTGTATGTAAGTGTATAAAACTTATGAAAGGTTTATCAATCAATAAGTAGTCTTGTATAGTGGGAAAATACCACAATTTGGATCAGTGAAGGACTTTAATTTTGCGATTGATTCCCTAATTGACTTTGGTTTATCAGGAAATGTATCTGCCAATGGTGGTACAAGAAGATCAGCTGATTCTTTAAGTTTAAAGGTAGTGACTTTAAGTTCAAGTTTGTGACTTTAAGTTCAGAACAGATTTTATTTCTGTGAAACTGATTACTCTGACCTccatttttgtgtttgtttccaGAAGAAAGGTGAACATGAAGAAGCAGTGGATGCCGCAGAGAACGAAAACTCCAAGTAATTATATCTTTTTGATGCTTACAATTGTACTGAATACATTATTCATGTTATTAATTTATTCAGTTTTTGTAATGTTCAGGGTTCACCTTCAACGCCTTCTGGGAACTCGTTTAGCATTGCTTCGGAAAGAGCAAGCAATGGCTTATGCTCGTGGGCTTGTTGCTGGATTTGAAATACACAATCTTGACGCCCTCATTATGTTTGCAGATGCATTTGGAGCTTCACGTTTACGGTATGAAGTGGTTACTGGTACCAACTGGTCTACTATTCACTTGCATTTAAGTTTGGTGTTCATTGTACTTTCCATTAATGTTGAGCATGCAAGAGTCTTCTAAGATCAAGTATTTGTTATATATTGTAGGGAAGCATGCATCAATTTCAGGGAATTACACAAGAAAAAGCATACAGATGGTTTATGGAGAGAGGAACTAGCAGCTATGGCAGCCTGTTCTTCATCAGAATTGCAATTACCCGGAGTATCTGGAATTGTAATGGCAAATGAAACAGATGTGCCTAATCAAAATATCATGCTGAATCTTCTCAATGGTGGTCTCACTAATAATGCCTCAAAATCTGGCTCAACTCCTAGTCATGCAAGTCTAGACGGCAAAACAGGTATTAGTTATTGTCTATATGCTCCTTGCTTCATACATATTTTACATGCACGAATGTATAGGCCTTCTATagaatatactttttttttttacaatggCCTACTATATGTATGTACGACATAGTTATAAGGAAAGATGTATCTGTACTATCTGTTTTCAACAAATGAATTAGAATTTTGTTGATGTAAATGATGATCTTTGCAGATAATATAATGCCTGCATCAGATCAAGTGCCAATGCCGTTTCCAAACCAGAATCCTCAATACTTTTATAGTATGCCTCCATACCATGGATATCCGTTCCCTAATATGCAGTCTTTTCCTCCACACTATCCAAGCAACATGCAATGGCCTCCTAGCATGGATGAAGCAAGCTATGGTAAGCAATTCGATTATCGGAGGACTCAGAGGTCATCTTCAAGAAGCAAAAAGAACTATCCAAATAGAAAAGAATCTGAGTATTCAGAGGAAGGAAAACAAACTGATTCAAGTGACTCTACTTATACAAGTGATGATGATTCAGATACACTGCAGGAGAAAAGGCATTCTTCCTCAGAGAATTTGACCAAAAAGAAGTTTAAGAAGAAATCCTCCAGGAAAGTGGTTATTCAAAATATTAACTACATCACTCCTAAGAGGAAAGATGGGAATAAAGGTGGAGTTTCTGATGAATCGCTTTCAGATGAGGGGGTTGATGATGGAGATTCCGATAAACAAAAGTTTAAGAAAGCAGAAGAATTACTGATGGCATTACATGAATCAAACTCGCATGAAGGAGATGTCGAGGACAGCCGGTGTATTTTGAATGGATCAGATAATGTTAATTCTATGGCCACTAATGGTTTTGGAGATGAACATTTTATAATGAGTAGCTCTAATGGTCGAAATTCATTAGGATCTAGGCCAACTGTGGAGCTTGGATTTGAGGAACATCTAAAGAAACCAACAGCTTCACCTGCAGCTGATCCTCTGGTTATGATAGAGAGGAACGGAAGAAATGAAGACATGGTCAAGTTGGAAGATTTTCGGAATGAAGTAAATTTCCGTTCAGGTATTGAGAGAAAGGATGGCACAGATGAGGAGAAATTGTTTTTGCAGAGATCAGAAGAACAAGGAACTGGCAATGGGTATGGCTTTTCTACAGCTGCTGCTGTGTCTACTATAAGAAAGAGTTGGAGAGGAGAAGATTGGTTTAGAGCCAATAACTCGGTAAATGCAGAAAATCAGATGGTGAAGCCAACAGTTTTTTATGGTGATTGCATTTTTACACCGGAAAAAACCaatcaagcaaacaaaaaagGCATGTGCATAGATGATTCCTTCTTTATACAGTCTCGATCAGCAGTTGAGAATACATATGAATCTCCGTGGAAAACAGAAGATGCTGATCTAAGTTTGGCTGAGCAAAAGGAAAACGGCAAAGTAGATACTCCGCAAGATAAGCATGGACTATCTAAAATTGCTGAGCCAGATGATCTTTACATGGTTCTTGAAAGGGACTCCAAGTTGGAGGCTAATGGAATTTCTTGGCCTGTGGACTATGCAGCAGATATTGCATTTCAAGAGGCCAACAGAAGATGTTCTGGTGTTGTTGAAACACCTGATGATGTGGATAAGAAGCCTGCTTCTAATGGTACAGATGCCAATTTGAAGAAGATCAATAAACTTCCTGGAACAAAAGATCGAGACGGAAGGTCTAGTGGTTTACGGAAACCTGTTGGGAGCAACAGGTTTGATATCAAAAGCAAAAAACCATCTCCTGCAAGTAGGCCTATAGTACACAAGAGCAAACAGGAGAGGGTAAGTATTGAGAGTACACAACATTATTGTGAAGTTGTTCCATCTTCTTTATACATTTGAATTATTCTTTTTCTGTTCTTGAATCTGATGAGAT
It encodes:
- the LOC112165294 gene encoding COP1-interacting protein 7 isoform X2; the protein is MAQLDHASFQLTPTRTRCDLLIFYGGKSEKLASGLFQPFVSHLKSLKDEISRGGYSITLRPPTRDAHWFTKPTFQRFVRFVSTPAVLERFVSIEKEILQIESSVQLEEGNVSANGGTRRSADSLSLKKGEHEEAVDAAENENSKVHLQRLLGTRLALLRKEQAMAYARGLVAGFEIHNLDALIMFADAFGASRLREACINFRELHKKKHTDGLWREELAAMAACSSSELQLPGVSGIVMANETDVPNQNIMLNLLNGGLTNNASKSGSTPSHASLDGKTDNIMPASDQVPMPFPNQNPQYFYSMPPYHGYPFPNMQSFPPHYPSNMQWPPSMDEASYGKQFDYRRTQRSSSRSKKNYPNRKESEYSEEGKQTDSSDSTYTSDDDSDTLQEKRHSSSENLTKKKFKKKSSRKVVIQNINYITPKRKDGNKGGVSDESLSDEGVDDGDSDKQKFKKAEELLMALHESNSHEGDVEDSRCILNGSDNVNSMATNGFGDEHFIMSSSNGRNSLGSRPTVELGFEEHLKKPTASPAADPLVMIERNGRNEDMVKLEDFRNEVNFRSGIERKDGTDEEKLFLQRSEEQGTGNGYGFSTAAAVSTIRKSWRGEDWFRANNSVNAENQMVKPTVFYGDCIFTPEKTNQANKKGMCIDDSFFIQSRSAVENTYESPWKTEDADLSLAEQKENGKVDTPQDKHGLSKIAEPDDLYMVLERDSKLEANGISWPVDYAADIAFQEANRRCSGVVETPDDVDKKPASNGTDANLKKINKLPGTKDRDGRSSGLRKPVGSNRFDIKSKKPSPASRPIVHKSKQEREEEIRKKMEEMVMERQKRIAEKTAAGGFAPAAARRVSLDSKTAKGFIKNDRSKLQSTKRTSLPL
- the LOC112202970 gene encoding protein FAR1-RELATED SEQUENCE 9-like — encoded protein: MIIAYAHFGDVITFDTTYSTNKEYRPFGVFSGFNHHRETVLFGAALLYDETAESFKWLFQTFLEAHKQKKPKTIFTDQDPAMAKALAEVLPDTFHGLCSWHIMQNGIKHLGYLMKDGSFFLTDFAACMYEHEEEKEFEDAWNAMLCKYNVCSNPWLEKIYEIKEKWAKCYMKEVFTIGMRSTQLSESLNSDLKAYLKSDMDIMRFFKQFERVANEKHYKELEAEYNSRQKLPRVKVQKSPVLQQAAKIYTPSIFEKYFQEEFDWSSAANIKQREKSTHTHEYTIAIVDEKREHKEHKVKFQTSDQSVFCSCMKFQSFGILCCHALKVLDVWDIKRIPDQYILKRWTREARNEAVASMNEAKVMEDKKLTIAERYRIACPILVDIASRASGDEKAFELVEDIFLDNSTTSIDELHNSLQGGDERMVQESQIESLLQKAKGLKKKNNCKGRKKCPKAWHENIGKGKKKSSRKDNSIQESDKGQEVEPSKKKNEKSSDKDQSVPQQSQDQEAQPSRKRNKKLSSKDQSIPQQSQSYVTVNPLSFDIEADELKGDILEDYEIGTKFRDKIIPHATSLFVPLSTFSHKDDSDYGDDDIDSDNDK
- the LOC112165294 gene encoding COP1-interacting protein 7 isoform X1 encodes the protein MAQLDHASFQLTPTRTRCDLLIFYGGKSEKLASGLFQPFVSHLKSLKDEISRGGYSITLRPPTRDAHWFTKPTFQRFVRFVSTPAVLERFVSIEKEILQIESSVQLEEGNVSANGGTRRSADSLSLKKKGEHEEAVDAAENENSKVHLQRLLGTRLALLRKEQAMAYARGLVAGFEIHNLDALIMFADAFGASRLREACINFRELHKKKHTDGLWREELAAMAACSSSELQLPGVSGIVMANETDVPNQNIMLNLLNGGLTNNASKSGSTPSHASLDGKTDNIMPASDQVPMPFPNQNPQYFYSMPPYHGYPFPNMQSFPPHYPSNMQWPPSMDEASYGKQFDYRRTQRSSSRSKKNYPNRKESEYSEEGKQTDSSDSTYTSDDDSDTLQEKRHSSSENLTKKKFKKKSSRKVVIQNINYITPKRKDGNKGGVSDESLSDEGVDDGDSDKQKFKKAEELLMALHESNSHEGDVEDSRCILNGSDNVNSMATNGFGDEHFIMSSSNGRNSLGSRPTVELGFEEHLKKPTASPAADPLVMIERNGRNEDMVKLEDFRNEVNFRSGIERKDGTDEEKLFLQRSEEQGTGNGYGFSTAAAVSTIRKSWRGEDWFRANNSVNAENQMVKPTVFYGDCIFTPEKTNQANKKGMCIDDSFFIQSRSAVENTYESPWKTEDADLSLAEQKENGKVDTPQDKHGLSKIAEPDDLYMVLERDSKLEANGISWPVDYAADIAFQEANRRCSGVVETPDDVDKKPASNGTDANLKKINKLPGTKDRDGRSSGLRKPVGSNRFDIKSKKPSPASRPIVHKSKQEREEEIRKKMEEMVMERQKRIAEKTAAGGFAPAAARRVSLDSKTAKGFIKNDRSKLQSTKRTSLPL